From the Gammaproteobacteria bacterium genome, one window contains:
- a CDS encoding class I SAM-dependent methyltransferase: MTTDSFTAPFAMPLLSTALPLFKPQANILDLACGSGRNGLQLAAHGFATTLLDRDQVALQHIKSNSPANTLTNCTIVCGDLESANPYQLPVATYDAILVFRYLHRPLMPQIIAALQPGGLIVYETFTHQQAAIGRPRNPNFLLNDQELLQWFEGFTVLHFFEGYCPKQQAYISQLIAQKPALKKPA; the protein is encoded by the coding sequence ATGACCACAGACAGTTTCACTGCGCCTTTCGCCATGCCATTATTAAGCACTGCGCTGCCCTTGTTTAAACCACAAGCAAATATTCTCGACTTGGCTTGTGGCAGCGGTCGCAACGGCTTGCAATTGGCGGCTCATGGCTTTGCTACAACATTGCTTGATCGCGACCAAGTGGCGTTACAGCACATAAAGAGCAATAGCCCCGCAAACACCCTGACCAATTGCACCATTGTGTGTGGCGATCTTGAATCGGCCAACCCTTACCAACTGCCCGTAGCGACCTACGATGCTATTTTGGTCTTTCGTTATCTGCACCGGCCACTTATGCCGCAAATTATCGCAGCATTACAACCTGGAGGTCTAATAGTGTACGAAACATTCACACACCAACAGGCCGCGATAGGTCGACCGCGCAATCCTAATTTTCTGCTCAATGATCAGGAGCTATTGCAGTGGTTTGAAGGATTTACAGTACTGCACTTCTTTGAGGGTTATTGCCCCAAGCAGCAAGCTTATATTTCACAACTAATAGCACAGAAACCAGCGCTAAAAAAACCAGCGTAA
- a CDS encoding efflux RND transporter permease subunit encodes MVKRFIDRPILAWVIAIMIMLAGVLSIFQLPIAQYPNVAPPAVSVTANYSGASAQVVQDTVVQVIEQSLSGIDNVQYINATSDSTGSATITITFNAGTDPDIAQVQVQNKLQTAMPLLPQKVQQNGVRVTKSSSGFLMVLGFYSADSRMDRNDISDYVAANIQDQLSRINGVGQVRFFGSKYAMRIWLNPQKLTQYQLGVQDVTSAITSQNSQIAAGELGGSPAVAGQQINASIIVQTGLETAEEFGNILLRVSPDGSTIRLKDVARVELGGDNYQIVSEYNDKPAAGIGINLASGANALNTADAIRAKISALEQHFPVGLKVVYPYDVTPFVKLSIKSVITTLLEAIVLVFLVMYLFLQNFRATLIPTIAVPVVLLGTFAILSMFGYSINTLTMFAMVLAIGLLVDDAIVVVENVERVMHEEGLSPREATKKSMDQITSALIGIAMVLSAVFIPMAFFGGSTGVIYRQFSITIVSAMALSVVVALTLTPALCATILKPVDRQVKPTKGFFAWFNKVFDAATVHYRAGLVHVLARTGRYMLIYGLLVIGLGYLFTKLPTSFLPDEDMGTMFTQMVLPQGASQERSMAVMEKIEDYLLIDEAENVESVFSVVGFSFSGNGQNNGIAFVRLKDWEHRTRDDQHITAIAGRAMGAFSQIKEAFVFAFVPPAIMELGSASGFNFQLQDLSGQGHEALMNARNQLLGMAAQDPRLVGVRPNGLSDSPQFKIDINQQKAMALGVSLDDINKTFSTAWAPTYVNDFVDRGRVKRVYVQADAPYRMMPKDLSYWYVRNNLGEMVPFTAFSSVRWVYGSPKLERYNGAPSVQILGQAAPGLSSGDAMQAMSELAAKLPEGFGFQWSGMSLQEQQSGEQAPMLYALSILVVFLCLAALYESWNVPFAVMMVVPLGVLGAVVFAIGRELSNDVYFQVGLLTTIGLAAKNAILIVEFARTLHHQGQDLVSATIDAARLRLRPIIMTSLAFMLGVTPLMLSTGAGSGSQNAIGTGVFGGMLSATVLAIIFVPVFFVVVYRAKDKPD; translated from the coding sequence ATGGTTAAACGTTTTATTGACCGGCCGATTTTAGCCTGGGTTATCGCCATTATGATCATGCTGGCTGGTGTATTATCGATATTTCAGCTGCCGATTGCCCAATACCCCAATGTTGCGCCGCCGGCTGTTAGTGTTACAGCGAATTATTCTGGTGCCTCGGCGCAAGTGGTGCAAGACACGGTAGTGCAGGTGATTGAGCAAAGCCTAAGTGGTATTGATAATGTGCAATACATTAACGCCACCAGTGACTCAACGGGTAGCGCAACTATTACTATTACCTTTAATGCCGGCACCGATCCCGATATTGCCCAAGTGCAAGTGCAAAATAAGTTGCAAACCGCGATGCCGTTATTGCCGCAAAAAGTGCAGCAAAATGGGGTAAGGGTGACTAAGTCTTCGTCGGGCTTCTTAATGGTGTTAGGTTTTTATTCGGCCGACAGTCGAATGGATCGCAATGATATTTCAGACTATGTTGCGGCCAACATTCAAGATCAGCTGAGTCGAATTAACGGCGTTGGCCAGGTCCGATTTTTTGGCTCAAAATACGCCATGCGGATCTGGTTAAACCCACAAAAATTGACTCAATATCAGCTCGGGGTACAAGACGTAACGAGTGCCATCACCAGTCAAAACTCACAAATTGCCGCTGGTGAATTAGGTGGCAGCCCAGCCGTGGCTGGTCAGCAAATTAATGCCAGCATTATTGTGCAAACCGGGTTAGAAACCGCTGAAGAATTTGGCAATATATTACTGCGGGTAAGCCCCGACGGCTCAACCATTCGGCTTAAAGATGTCGCGCGGGTTGAGCTGGGCGGTGACAACTATCAAATCGTTTCAGAATATAACGACAAACCCGCTGCTGGGATCGGGATTAACCTAGCATCTGGCGCTAATGCCCTAAATACCGCCGATGCTATTCGCGCGAAAATTTCGGCGCTAGAGCAGCATTTCCCGGTCGGATTAAAAGTTGTTTATCCATACGACGTCACGCCATTTGTTAAGTTATCTATTAAATCGGTTATTACCACCTTGCTCGAAGCTATTGTGTTAGTTTTTCTGGTGATGTATCTGTTTTTACAAAACTTTCGCGCCACGTTAATTCCGACCATTGCGGTGCCAGTGGTGCTGTTGGGTACGTTTGCTATTTTGTCGATGTTTGGTTATTCAATTAACACCTTAACGATGTTTGCGATGGTACTGGCCATTGGTCTGTTGGTTGATGATGCGATTGTGGTGGTCGAAAATGTCGAACGGGTCATGCACGAAGAAGGCTTGTCGCCACGTGAAGCGACCAAAAAGTCGATGGACCAAATTACCAGTGCCTTAATAGGTATTGCAATGGTGCTGTCAGCGGTCTTTATTCCAATGGCCTTTTTTGGTGGTTCGACCGGGGTTATTTATCGCCAATTTTCAATCACCATCGTGTCAGCTATGGCGCTGTCGGTGGTGGTGGCGTTAACATTAACTCCAGCCCTTTGTGCGACGATATTAAAACCTGTTGATCGACAAGTTAAACCAACCAAGGGTTTTTTTGCTTGGTTTAATAAGGTGTTTGACGCAGCAACGGTGCATTATCGTGCAGGTTTGGTGCATGTGTTAGCTCGCACGGGCCGCTACATGCTAATTTATGGCTTACTTGTCATAGGACTAGGCTATTTATTTACTAAGTTGCCGACCTCATTTTTACCCGACGAAGACATGGGCACCATGTTTACCCAAATGGTGTTGCCACAAGGGGCGAGTCAAGAGCGCTCGATGGCCGTGATGGAGAAAATTGAAGATTACCTGCTGATTGATGAGGCAGAAAATGTTGAATCGGTCTTTTCGGTGGTTGGTTTTAGCTTTAGTGGTAACGGCCAAAACAATGGTATTGCCTTTGTCCGGTTAAAAGACTGGGAGCACCGAACACGCGACGATCAGCATATTACTGCGATTGCTGGCCGGGCAATGGGAGCATTTTCACAAATTAAAGAAGCTTTTGTCTTTGCCTTTGTGCCACCTGCCATTATGGAGCTTGGCAGTGCGTCGGGTTTTAATTTTCAACTGCAAGATTTGTCGGGCCAAGGGCACGAAGCCTTGATGAATGCCCGCAATCAGTTATTGGGCATGGCAGCGCAAGATCCGCGATTAGTCGGCGTACGCCCGAACGGTTTAAGTGACTCACCGCAGTTTAAGATTGATATTAACCAGCAAAAGGCGATGGCATTGGGCGTTAGCCTTGATGACATTAACAAAACGTTTTCCACGGCTTGGGCACCGACTTATGTTAATGACTTTGTCGACCGTGGACGGGTTAAGCGGGTCTATGTGCAAGCAGATGCGCCATATCGAATGATGCCTAAGGATCTGAGTTATTGGTATGTTCGCAATAATCTTGGCGAAATGGTGCCTTTTACCGCCTTTAGCTCGGTGCGTTGGGTTTATGGCTCGCCAAAATTAGAACGTTACAATGGCGCGCCATCGGTTCAAATCTTGGGTCAGGCTGCCCCAGGCTTAAGCTCAGGCGACGCAATGCAAGCGATGAGTGAATTGGCCGCTAAATTACCTGAAGGTTTTGGTTTTCAATGGTCGGGCATGTCTTTGCAAGAGCAGCAATCGGGCGAGCAAGCACCAATGTTATATGCCTTGTCTATTTTAGTGGTGTTTTTATGTTTAGCCGCACTGTATGAAAGCTGGAATGTGCCGTTTGCGGTGATGATGGTGGTGCCACTAGGTGTGTTAGGCGCGGTAGTATTTGCGATTGGTCGTGAATTGTCTAATGACGTTTATTTTCAGGTTGGCTTGTTAACCACTATTGGACTGGCGGCTAAAAATGCGATTTTAATTGTTGAGTTTGCCCGAACCTTGCATCACCAAGGGCAAGACTTAGTCAGCGCTACCATTGATGCGGCGCGGTTACGCTTGCGACCAATAATCATGACCTCGCTGGCCTTTATGCTTGGGGTTACCCCATTAATGTTAAGTACTGGGGCTGGCTCTGGCAGTCAAAATGCCATTGGTACAGGAGTATTTGGCGGCATGTTGTCAGCGACTGTTTTGGCGATTATCTTTGTTCCGGTATTTTTCGTGGTAGTTTATCGTGCCAAGGACAAACCTGACTAA
- a CDS encoding efflux RND transporter periplasmic adaptor subunit: protein MKFKLPLVVLASLSVLLSGCEQPTSSDAPRGRPTPQVDVITLTASTVIFKQTLPARAVASRVAIVRPQVSGIVLQRLFEEGALVKAGQPLYQIDDAIYQASLLSAKAQIIRTQTNLNNAKSELSRYQKLIKNNVVSQQTLDQAQASFSSYKAQLAMDRAALNRVKVDLSYTHVLAPISGRISKSNITEGALVTALQSQAMATITQLDPINFDLVQGNAELRSIVQRKNSGELTATVQTAVLNFQGGENYAHQGILKFNEVQANPSTDTVVLRVQFANPQYLLLPGMYGEVELTQATRENSILVPQKSVQFNRQGQATVYILEQDDVVNLRTVTIGRSFGHNWLVLDGLAAGETIVISGVQKIGPGSKVVSNDVTKPAETSKIKAG from the coding sequence ATGAAGTTTAAATTGCCGTTAGTGGTATTGGCCAGTCTTAGTGTGTTGCTTAGTGGCTGTGAACAGCCTACATCAAGTGACGCGCCTCGTGGGCGGCCGACGCCGCAAGTTGATGTTATTACGTTAACCGCCTCTACCGTGATATTTAAGCAAACGCTACCGGCTCGGGCTGTCGCTTCACGCGTTGCCATTGTGCGCCCTCAAGTGTCAGGCATTGTGTTGCAACGGTTATTTGAAGAGGGGGCGTTAGTTAAAGCTGGCCAGCCGCTGTATCAAATAGACGACGCAATTTATCAGGCCTCATTATTATCAGCGAAAGCGCAAATTATTCGCACTCAAACCAATTTAAACAACGCTAAATCTGAATTAAGCCGTTATCAAAAGCTGATTAAAAATAATGTTGTTAGTCAGCAAACGCTCGATCAGGCTCAGGCGAGTTTTTCTTCATATAAAGCGCAGCTAGCGATGGATCGGGCGGCGCTTAACCGCGTTAAGGTCGATCTTAGTTATACCCATGTGCTTGCGCCAATTTCAGGGAGAATTAGTAAGTCTAATATCACCGAAGGCGCATTGGTTACTGCGTTGCAATCGCAGGCAATGGCGACAATTACGCAGCTCGACCCCATTAATTTTGACTTAGTTCAGGGTAACGCCGAACTGAGAAGCATAGTGCAACGAAAAAACAGCGGCGAACTGACTGCAACGGTGCAAACCGCGGTGCTTAATTTTCAGGGCGGCGAAAACTATGCGCATCAGGGCATATTAAAATTTAACGAAGTGCAGGCTAATCCATCGACAGATACCGTGGTGCTGCGGGTTCAATTTGCTAATCCGCAATACCTGTTATTACCGGGTATGTATGGCGAAGTTGAATTAACCCAGGCGACGCGAGAAAATTCAATTTTAGTACCGCAAAAATCAGTCCAGTTTAACCGTCAGGGCCAAGCTACGGTCTACATTTTAGAGCAAGACGACGTGGTTAACTTGCGTACTGTCACTATTGGTCGCAGTTTTGGCCACAACTGGTTAGTACTCGACGGTTTAGCCGCGGGTGAAACCATTGTGATTAGCGGCGTTCAAAAAATTGGCCCAGGCAGCAAGGTGGTGTCAAACGATGTTACCAAGCCTGCTGAAACTTCTAAAATTAAGGCGGGATAA
- the idi gene encoding isopentenyl-diphosphate Delta-isomerase, which yields MSRNLVVLVDANDNVVGSEDKLRAHQNGQLHRAFSIFVARRIHGKVEVLLQQRAFSKYHCGGMWSNSCCSHPQPDEDLKQSALGRLHEELGFGLSDISWIGSHTYRALLVNGLIEHEFDHLFIGWDQNPLIKPNPDEVCATQWLTVEQIELAITNQSLEFTPWFAATFDKVKASLI from the coding sequence ATGAGTCGTAATCTGGTTGTGTTAGTTGATGCTAACGATAACGTGGTTGGTAGCGAGGATAAGCTACGTGCGCATCAAAATGGACAACTACACCGCGCATTTTCAATTTTTGTCGCTCGACGTATCCACGGAAAAGTCGAGGTTTTATTGCAGCAGCGTGCTTTTTCCAAATACCACTGTGGTGGTATGTGGAGTAATAGCTGTTGCTCGCATCCCCAGCCAGATGAAGACTTAAAACAGTCGGCGCTAGGGCGCTTGCATGAAGAGCTTGGTTTTGGTTTAAGTGATATAAGCTGGATTGGCAGTCACACCTACCGCGCGCTGCTGGTTAATGGTTTAATCGAGCACGAGTTTGACCATTTATTCATTGGCTGGGATCAAAATCCGCTGATTAAACCAAACCCTGACGAAGTTTGTGCCACGCAGTGGTTAACTGTTGAGCAAATAGAATTAGCGATAACCAACCAATCGCTTGAGTTTACCCCATGGTTTGCCGCAACTTTTGACAAAGTTAAAGCCAGTTTAATTTAA
- a CDS encoding GNAT family N-acetyltransferase gives MPLDLDLLLFEPVLPAQLSDTEELTTKLRNYNHQHAGGNDPQAIGCFIRDLQQELIGGIFAQLSWGWCSIELLWVNQDYRGHQLATQLVKDIEQYAIGEGIHLFKVETASFQALEFYKKLGFDHYATLDNFPIGHKNHLLKKCII, from the coding sequence ATGCCACTGGATTTAGACCTACTATTATTTGAACCTGTATTACCCGCCCAACTAAGCGATACCGAAGAATTAACCACTAAACTGCGAAATTACAACCACCAGCATGCTGGGGGCAATGATCCGCAAGCAATAGGCTGCTTTATTCGCGATTTACAACAAGAATTAATCGGTGGTATTTTTGCGCAGCTCTCTTGGGGCTGGTGCAGCATTGAGCTGTTATGGGTCAACCAAGATTACCGCGGCCACCAGTTAGCCACACAGCTAGTTAAAGATATTGAGCAATACGCGATCGGTGAAGGCATTCATCTTTTTAAAGTAGAAACCGCCAGTTTTCAGGCGCTTGAGTTTTATAAAAAGCTCGGTTTTGACCATTATGCGACCCTAGATAACTTCCCAATAGGTCATAAAAATCACTTGCTAAAAAAATGCATTATCTAA
- a CDS encoding amino acid ABC transporter substrate-binding protein: MKKILIAAIMLVTTTVATFANAQTTIKVGMSGNYFPFTFSKNDELQGFEVDLWREIAKRNDSKVEFVTVNFSGLFGMLETGRIDTISNQITITDARTEKYAFSQPYVYDGAQVVVKKGNDSIKGIADLANKTVGVNLGSNFAELLHKYDTENKINIKTYETTIELDVALGRTDAFVMDRLSSVELINKSPLPLQLAGPTFETFANAMPFLKTEKQMALRDKVNAILDDMRQDGSLKAISVKWFATDITVK, translated from the coding sequence ATGAAAAAAATATTAATTGCAGCAATAATGTTAGTTACTACCACGGTCGCTACTTTTGCTAACGCCCAAACCACTATTAAAGTTGGCATGTCAGGCAACTACTTCCCTTTCACTTTCTCTAAAAATGATGAGTTGCAAGGATTTGAAGTTGATTTATGGCGCGAAATCGCTAAACGCAATGACAGCAAAGTTGAATTTGTTACCGTTAACTTTTCTGGTCTGTTCGGCATGTTAGAAACTGGCCGCATCGACACTATCTCAAACCAAATTACTATCACCGACGCTCGTACTGAAAAATACGCGTTTAGCCAGCCATACGTATATGACGGCGCACAGGTTGTAGTTAAGAAAGGCAACGACTCTATCAAAGGCATCGCAGACCTAGCCAACAAAACAGTCGGCGTAAACTTAGGTTCTAACTTTGCTGAGTTACTGCATAAGTATGATACTGAAAACAAAATCAATATCAAAACTTACGAAACTACTATTGAACTTGATGTAGCTTTAGGCAGAACAGACGCTTTTGTAATGGACAGATTGTCATCAGTTGAACTAATCAACAAATCACCATTACCACTGCAACTTGCTGGCCCAACTTTTGAAACATTCGCTAACGCAATGCCGTTTTTGAAAACGGAAAAGCAAATGGCACTACGCGACAAAGTTAATGCAATCTTAGACGACATGCGTCAAGATGGCAGCCTAAAGGCCATTTCTGTTAAATGGTTCGCAACGGATATCACTGTTAAGTAA
- a CDS encoding amino acid ABC transporter permease — translation MQFNFEYMLNLFPILFKYLGTTMEMALLGLVFSLILAVGLAVVRTFKVPVLNQLAMLFISFFRGTPLLVQLFLLYYGLPQIFPELVAMNAFTAAVIGLTLHFSAYKAETIRAAIMAVDKTQMEASLSIGMTNSQAMRRIVLPQAARIATPSLMNHFIDMIKSTSLAFTLGVTEIMAKTQMEASSSFLFFESFLAVALIYWGVVMVFTQIQVRLEIYLNKAY, via the coding sequence ATGCAATTCAATTTTGAATACATGCTAAACCTGTTCCCAATACTGTTTAAGTATTTGGGAACAACCATGGAAATGGCACTGTTAGGTTTAGTCTTCTCGCTCATTTTAGCTGTTGGCTTGGCTGTGGTACGTACCTTTAAAGTACCGGTACTTAATCAGCTGGCAATGCTATTTATTTCTTTCTTTCGTGGTACCCCGCTGTTAGTCCAACTATTTTTGTTGTATTACGGTTTACCGCAAATATTCCCTGAGTTAGTCGCGATGAATGCCTTCACGGCAGCTGTTATCGGCCTTACCTTGCATTTTTCCGCCTACAAAGCCGAAACAATTCGCGCTGCGATTATGGCTGTTGATAAAACTCAAATGGAAGCTTCACTCAGTATTGGCATGACCAATAGTCAGGCGATGCGCCGAATTGTGTTGCCGCAAGCGGCTCGTATTGCGACGCCATCATTAATGAATCATTTCATTGATATGATCAAAAGCACCTCGCTGGCCTTCACGCTTGGCGTAACTGAGATTATGGCAAAAACCCAGATGGAAGCCTCGTCTAGCTTTTTATTCTTTGAAAGTTTCCTTGCTGTGGCCTTAATTTACTGGGGCGTAGTGATGGTGTTTACTCAAATACAAGTTCGACTAGAGATTTACCTCAACAAGGCGTATTAA
- a CDS encoding amino acid ABC transporter ATP-binding protein, with the protein MIKVTNLSKHFGDNVVLRHIDLDIKEGETTVIIGPSGTGKSTLLRCLNFLEQPTTAQITIDELSIDATNFSKQQLTELRKKTSFVFQNYALFANKTALGNLTEGLVTVWGKSKVEATKEALAILESIGLADKKDFYPSALSGGQQQRIGIGRAMASHSKVILIDEPTSALDPEWVGEVLNLMKKLAKKKQTMLIVTHEMQFAKEIADKVIFMDQGKIIEQGSANMIFNNPQDPRTQAFLRRVNQ; encoded by the coding sequence ATGATCAAAGTTACTAATTTAAGCAAACACTTTGGTGATAATGTAGTATTGCGCCACATTGATCTTGATATTAAAGAAGGCGAAACCACGGTAATTATCGGACCGTCTGGCACGGGTAAATCAACCCTGCTACGTTGCCTTAACTTTCTAGAGCAACCGACTACCGCCCAAATCACGATTGATGAGCTGAGCATTGACGCCACAAATTTCAGCAAACAACAATTAACCGAACTGCGCAAAAAAACCTCTTTTGTGTTTCAAAATTATGCCCTATTTGCCAATAAAACCGCATTAGGCAATCTAACCGAAGGGCTTGTTACTGTTTGGGGAAAATCAAAGGTTGAGGCGACTAAAGAAGCGTTAGCGATTCTTGAAAGCATTGGTCTAGCAGACAAAAAAGACTTTTATCCGTCGGCTTTATCTGGTGGTCAGCAACAACGCATCGGCATTGGCCGCGCAATGGCATCGCACAGCAAGGTTATTTTAATTGACGAGCCAACTTCTGCGCTTGATCCTGAATGGGTCGGCGAAGTATTAAACTTAATGAAAAAGCTGGCTAAAAAAAAGCAAACCATGTTAATCGTGACTCACGAAATGCAGTTTGCGAAAGAAATAGCCGATAAGGTTATTTTTATGGATCAAGGAAAAATCATTGAGCAAGGCAGCGCCAATATGATTTTTAATAACCCACAAGATCCCCGCACTCAAGCCTTCTTAAGACGCGTTAATCAGTAA
- a CDS encoding DUF2789 domain-containing protein, with product MDTSDHNNMTVLFEQLGLAGSNEQINKFLSEHRLFEHQRIEQADYWTPSQAAFLQQAIAEDSDWAELVDHLDAALRH from the coding sequence ATGGATACTAGTGATCATAACAACATGACCGTGCTGTTCGAACAACTGGGTTTGGCAGGCAGTAACGAGCAAATCAACAAGTTTTTAAGTGAGCACCGTTTATTTGAACATCAACGAATTGAGCAAGCTGATTATTGGACGCCATCGCAAGCGGCTTTTTTACAGCAAGCTATTGCTGAAGATTCAGATTGGGCGGAATTGGTCGATCATTTGGATGCGGCGTTACGTCACTGA
- a CDS encoding MBL fold metallo-hydrolase: MLSNTKPARSKELAKFYCNIKHHGAVDGVTGSCHQLQVSHSNNRLTDSYLVDCGLFQGAETSGRSVSDLLAIEFDLTDVRALVVTHCHIDHVGRIPYLLAAGFTGPIYCSSATALLLPEVIRDALKVGGMAGKRIGSRILKRLSSQLVGVDYGVWQPLPALPSGNERTNIRAANKRTSEVKVKLKFKPAGHILGSAYVEFDVAGGSTKERIVFSGDLGACYTPLLPAPFPPYGCDTLVIESTYGDRNHQGRKQRRAQLEQVLTRCLRDKGVVLIPAFSIGRTQELLYEIEQILFRLESKANKAANLKGAGLTKAQSILNNVDVIVDSPLAAKFTEHYKGLKHCWDKEARRKVHAGRHPLSFEQLTTINSHQQHLQTMDYLAQRKLPAIIIAASGMCSGGRIVNYLKRFIEQPTTDVLFVGYQARGTLGRAIIKYGAGEQNQNNNKSGYIEIDQQRYNIGATIHQLSGYSAHADQHDLLRFVRRMRRKPKVIKIVHGDQHAKVALQQALEQLVPDCVVEVAS, encoded by the coding sequence ATGTTATCTAATACTAAGCCGGCTCGAAGTAAGGAGTTGGCCAAATTTTATTGCAACATCAAACACCATGGTGCAGTTGATGGCGTAACGGGATCTTGTCATCAATTACAGGTTAGTCATTCGAATAACAGATTAACAGACAGCTATCTGGTTGATTGTGGGTTGTTTCAGGGCGCTGAAACCTCAGGCCGTTCGGTTAGCGATTTGTTGGCGATAGAATTTGATTTAACTGACGTTCGTGCGTTAGTGGTTACTCACTGTCATATTGACCATGTTGGTCGCATTCCTTATTTACTCGCCGCTGGCTTTACTGGGCCTATTTATTGTTCAAGCGCCACTGCGCTATTATTGCCAGAAGTGATCCGCGACGCGCTAAAAGTTGGTGGGATGGCTGGCAAGCGTATTGGCTCTAGAATTTTAAAACGCTTAAGCTCCCAACTGGTTGGCGTTGATTATGGCGTATGGCAGCCTTTACCCGCTTTACCTAGTGGTAATGAGCGCACTAATATACGTGCTGCTAATAAGCGTACGAGTGAAGTAAAGGTTAAGCTCAAGTTTAAACCAGCGGGGCATATATTAGGTTCAGCTTACGTTGAGTTTGATGTCGCTGGAGGAAGCACCAAAGAACGGATTGTGTTTTCAGGCGATCTCGGGGCATGTTACACCCCATTATTACCAGCACCTTTTCCTCCTTATGGTTGTGATACCTTGGTGATTGAAAGTACGTATGGCGACAGAAATCATCAGGGCCGCAAGCAGCGCCGCGCGCAACTAGAGCAAGTGCTAACTCGCTGTTTACGCGATAAAGGGGTGGTATTAATTCCGGCCTTTAGCATTGGCCGCACACAAGAGTTGTTATACGAAATTGAACAAATTCTATTTCGGCTTGAGAGCAAAGCTAATAAAGCGGCCAACTTAAAGGGAGCAGGGCTGACGAAAGCACAATCCATTTTAAACAACGTTGACGTAATTGTAGACTCACCACTGGCCGCTAAGTTTACCGAGCATTATAAAGGGCTAAAACACTGTTGGGACAAGGAAGCGCGGCGTAAAGTACACGCTGGGCGCCATCCGTTGTCTTTTGAGCAACTCACCACCATTAATAGTCATCAGCAACATCTGCAAACCATGGATTATTTAGCTCAGCGTAAGCTGCCAGCCATTATTATTGCTGCCAGTGGCATGTGCAGCGGTGGCCGCATTGTTAACTACCTTAAACGCTTTATTGAGCAGCCGACGACCGATGTGTTATTTGTTGGTTATCAGGCACGTGGCACGTTAGGCCGCGCGATTATTAAATATGGTGCAGGCGAACAGAACCAGAATAACAATAAATCGGGTTATATCGAGATTGACCAGCAGCGTTATAACATTGGCGCGACTATTCATCAGTTGTCGGGTTACTCGGCCCATGCCGATCAGCATGACTTGTTGCGATTTGTCCGCCGGATGCGCCGTAAACCAAAAGTGATTAAAATTGTCCATGGCGACCAACACGCTAAGGTTGCACTGCAACAGGCACTTGAGCAATTAGTGCCAGATTGTGTTGTTGAGGTGGCGTCGTGA